TTCTGCGGTTGCTTTCAGTCCACAACTTTGGTCTTCTAAATGGATACTCCAAGTTTGAGGGTTAGAGACAGAAGGTATTGCACAGCCAAGCCATACACACACTTAATACCTGTAGTCGCATGGAAATGAGTGGCTGAAATTTAATCACTGGCCATAAAGTGAAAGCGTGGGCTTGTCATACGCATGTACAGGTTTCCAGTGTTACCCAGAACATCAGATGAGGTTGCAGTGGAAACAGAGGACATCTACATTTCTCTTGGCAAGCATGTGAAATTAGAAACTGTGATTATAGACGACTGAAGCACGAGCtgtaattggaaaaaaaaatgcagtttgtaaatttcattgtgtttttccGTAAAGGACAAGATAATACTATTACTGTTGCTCTTATATTTCAGGAAAATTTGTTTAGAAGAGTATTAGGAacgctttttaaaattttatataaaTGATACAAGTCACTGACTTCAATTTTAAGGGTGTAAACACAGCCATAAACACATTATATAATTATAGCTAATTGAGAAACTGATGCACGCTCAGATGTCTTTACCTTCAAGTGCAACAGCACCATCTAGTGGTTCTTACAGTACATGTATTCGTAGGTTGTAATGGAGTCTTGGAGTAGAGAAAAACTTGGAACTTGTTATTGACCCAGTTTCTAGGAGCTTGTTTGTTCCTTAATGAGTAGGCAGAATTTTAGTGAAACACATTTACCAGTGGTGCTAGTCAAGACTCAAACTACACTGATTTAGACTGAAAGAAAGATCAAATCCATGACATCTTGGAAATGTTGATTTCTGATTGCCATCATTAATCAGTTAatagtacatttttttctggaacATCTTGCACAATTTTATAACATGATGAAAGTTAGGATAACTATCATTTTATTTAGAGTTAGTCTGTTTAACTgtgtaaatgtcagaaaattgtgaaaaacaataataatgagcCTATTGTTGTCTTTACCATGCTTGTTTTGTCCGACAAGGACTTCAAAAACCAAATATATTCAATATTTAATCCTATACAAatagaaacagaatgacaataATGTGCTTTATgtgtttagtttaaaaaaagagttaGATATGAGTTGTACCATTTATTAGTCAATTTGACAAGTGGCACAATACAAAGATTGATGTCACAGTCCTATTCCTGAAAGgctttaaatttgaaataaatagtTTGTAAAAAGGACAATATTTCACTGAGATGGTTAGTAGAcctaaaaaaaaagaccacaacTGGAAACATGTTTATGCCAGGttctttcttttcatcaaataaaaacaaaagcatatacaaaaaaatcacaaacatcTTGCATTACCCCATAGCCTATCACATAGTAGTGGTAAAAGATATCTTGATTAACCCTAGACTAATCCATAACCTATTGTCTGGTGGATTTCTTTGACTCTGAGagacatgtacagtatgttgGAGCTATACCTATCAGTAACACATGTAATATGAGTTCCTGGATGGAAACTACTTCTATAACTTGGATTTAAACCAGTCTTATGGTTTCAATAAGGCATCCAATATTTGTCTGCTCCATACATTTGTGAGAAGTCTTCCAGCTGGGCCTTTTCCCCATTTCAAAACAatccagacaaggaaataaaaaagGTATAGTCTCCATGCTATGCTCTAGGGATACTCCTTTattgaacaacctgaaattctACCTATCTTTGGGGTAATGCCTTTGTGTTTAGTCTTTGAGAGAAAGAAAGGCACAGTCTGCAGGATTAGACAGAAGAGTTCAGTCGAAGTGCTTTGTTGCTGAACTCCTCTCAAGGGAGCAGAAAGTAGCGCACATTGTTGCGGTTTCTTTTCCGTTACATCAGATAAAggcctttttttctgtctgtctgagagGCCAAGCCTGCAGCTCCTGAACCCATGCATGTGGGGTGAAATGAGACGTCCACAGCTGCaagtaacaaaaaaacacaataccaacaaaaaacaaactgggaTGTCGGGTATGGAAAAAACTAGCATGGACATGATGATGTCTGATGTTTCGTAGTCAAACAATACTGAGCCATTTATTGTTCAGCTTCATCCACACCCAACCTTTCCCATTGTAGTTTCAAAGCAGCTAAAGACCCATGGGAGGGTGTGAAACACCAGGTGTCCTGTTCTTAATCTTCCTGCCATGTTCAcactcattttgtgtttttttgtctgtattaaTTACAAGTCTGAGAAAGTTGCTGGTGAATATCTCCTTGAAGGACAGTACTGATGCAAAAGCGGAACAGCAAACTTCAGCCAGGGCCGAGTCTTATCTGAGCGTCGAGGGGGAACAGAGATACTGTATCTGACTCCCTGCATGCTTCAGCCCGTTTGGAAAACTGCGCTGATAAAGTGGTTGCACTGTGGAATGAATCTTCTTTTTGAGGCGATAGTGGTGCGCACAGTTCAACACTGTGTGGAGCTCAGAGACGCTCCTGATGGGCTTTTTCAGTACACAGAAATGAAGCTGTTGTCTGTAGCTCCAGTTGGTCGCTGCTACTAACACAAGTTTACACAGCATGAAAGTCCAGTACGtttatataaaaacaattaTATTGACACAATGATAGTATACCCTGGAGGGAAAGGTTTTCCTAACCCATAAGAAATGAATATACATATGCAGCACATGCTGAAAAAACAGAGGTAGCTAatttatgaaacattaaaaaaataaaccatactATTGACTCAATACTACAAAGAATTTAAATTGGCTTATGGTAGCTATTAGGATTCACAACATCCACAGATTATTATGCACTAAATGTCTGCTATCCATAAAAGAAACTAGCCCTCCTGCTCACGCCTACCTTTCATAATTTCTTCATTAAGACATTTCTTCTATCTGCAATGCTGTATAATAACAAAGCAGATATCCTCATTAACAGAGATCAATGTGAATgtataaatgcaaatatttctCACAGATACATGAGCACTGGAGTTTAAACTTAATGTTTAAAAGAAGAATATGCTGAATAAGTTATTTTTTCCAGTAACAATGCAGTTTTAAACTCAGTGAAACAACATTTGTATCTTTGAGATTATTGGGCCAAACCAAAATGAGGTTTTTAGACATGagcaaataaataattacaatCAATAACTGACTTTCAGTACTTTCATGTGTTTAAAATTGGTCTTGActaaaagaagatgaaaaacaaattcCTTCCCTGATGTGATTCTCCAGCCAAATGTTTATTTAGTTCATTCAGAACCCTGCTCCATTTGTCCGGTCAGTAGTTGCGAATGCTGAAGAAGCCTACACTGGTTGGCGACTCCTTGACTGTGACGGTAACCAGATTAGCAGTGACATCTGTTACAAACACATGTTCAATCAGGCTACGTGTCGGCTTCCAGTCCTGGTTTTGGACCCCAACCGAGTGACCCTGTCCGGCATATGAAGAATCCTGGTCGGAGTCTGAgctgctctcctcctctcctgtgCTCATGTCATTCATTTTGGCCTTCTTGCTGTCTTTGGAGGCTGATCTCTCGTGCTGGCCCTGGACTTCTGTTGAGGATTTATGCACACTGCTCTTCTCCAGCCTGCCTTGGACTCTGGAGGTCTGGATTTCATTCACCTCCCTGACCTTGTCTGCTCCAGGCTGTGTTTTTCTGGCCGGCGGTCTGCCAGGGGTCACTGGACTCTTAGGAGGATTACACTCCTGATTTTGTGTCACTGTAGTTTTCCTTGCTGGGTTTGTTGCATTTCTTGGGCCTGATGTTGGCGTAGTACCATTTCCAGGAGCATCATTGCTTTGCACCCCTTTGTTCTGGAGGTTGAGGGGCTGGAGACCAGAACCTTGATTGGAAGAGGCATTTTTAGAGTGTAAAGAAGGTTTAGTATTAGGTATCCGCTGCACTGTCGACACAGGGGCCTGGGGTTTCTTTTGTCCATTGGGGGAGCTTAGTGTATGCTGAGTGGTCCCTTGAATGGGGTGTTTGGATGTATTCAAATTCAACGCTGCTACACCTTTTGATTTGCTAGCAGCTGCTTTCAAATCCAGACTTGTCCCACTGCCTACATTGGATATGGACAGTTTACCctcagtgacatttttgctcTGGTTGGATTTGTTCATGGAGAGGGAGGCAGGTTGGACTGACGACTTGCCAGATCCCACAGAGCTCGTGGAGTTTTTAACAGCCCCACCCTGAGCCAGAGGGCTCCTGTTCTGACCACCGACTGCTTCCCTGGCCGAGCCCCGATGGAAACCCATGAAGGTGAAGCTCGCTGGGTGAACAGGCTTTTTGATCGCTCCTGGAAGATCTTCGTCTTTGGTTGTCTTCAGGACTTTGCGAGGGCCCTTGTTCTGTGGAAATTCCTTCATTTCAGAGGGGAGCGGTTTCCTGCTCCGTTTCTTTGGGGGCTCCTGTTTCGCCATGACGATCTGGGCCTTCTTCTGAGGGACGGGATGCAGGTCTCTTGTTCTGACACTCGGGTTCGCCTGTTTGACGTGGCTGTTGTCATCTTCATCGtctgatgaggatgaagaggatgagcATGAGGAAGAGGAATCAGAGGACGATGATGAGGAGCCAGATGAAGAGCTGCTTGACTTTGGAGCTTCAGGCACATTTTcctaaatttttaaaaacaaatattagatACTTTGAAtaaagtccaaaaaaaagttatgCTCTGCTTTGAGCTGTACTTACAAGGATTTTCCGAGGTCGTCCTCTGggcctttttcctcttttacgCATCAGAAGCT
This portion of the Amphiprion ocellaris isolate individual 3 ecotype Okinawa chromosome 19, ASM2253959v1, whole genome shotgun sequence genome encodes:
- the cbx2 gene encoding chromobox protein homolog 2, whose protein sequence is MEELSAVGEQVFDAECILNKRLRKGKLEFLVKWRGWSSKHNSWEPQENILDPRLLAAFNKKEQEKELLMRKRGKRPRGRPRKILENVPEAPKSSSSSSGSSSSSSDSSSSCSSSSSSSDDEDDNSHVKQANPSVRTRDLHPVPQKKAQIVMAKQEPPKKRSRKPLPSEMKEFPQNKGPRKVLKTTKDEDLPGAIKKPVHPASFTFMGFHRGSAREAVGGQNRSPLAQGGAVKNSTSSVGSGKSSVQPASLSMNKSNQSKNVTEGKLSISNVGSGTSLDLKAAASKSKGVAALNLNTSKHPIQGTTQHTLSSPNGQKKPQAPVSTVQRIPNTKPSLHSKNASSNQGSGLQPLNLQNKGVQSNDAPGNGTTPTSGPRNATNPARKTTVTQNQECNPPKSPVTPGRPPARKTQPGADKVREVNEIQTSRVQGRLEKSSVHKSSTEVQGQHERSASKDSKKAKMNDMSTGEEESSSDSDQDSSYAGQGHSVGVQNQDWKPTRSLIEHVFVTDVTANLVTVTVKESPTSVGFFSIRNY